DNA from Halostella limicola:
CGGCTTCTCGCACTCGAAAACGCGGCCGAAAAATCGCTCGTTCGCGACCCCGAGACTACTGTTCGGCCATGGAGGCCTCACCGATCAGTCGTCGGTTTCGTTGAGGGCGAGATTACGGCTCGCACCCGCTCCGCGGTGCTCGCCGGTTAATCGTCGTCCTTCTTCGAAGGGGCGATCGCTGTTCGGACACGGCCTGCGGCCGGTCCTCTCCGTTCAATCGTCCCCTTCGGTCTTGATGTCCGCGGACAGCCCCTGCGCCATCTCGATGTCCTTCGAGTTGTTGAGCGTCCAAGCGGTGCGCTCGGTGACGGCCTCGATGACCTCGCGGGCGCTGGGGTAGCCGTTGCCGGACTTCTTCACGCCGCCGAACGGCAGCTGGACCTCCGCGCCGATGCAGGGCAGGTTGCCGTACGCCAGCCCGACTTCCGCGTTGTCGCGGTAGTAGTTGATCTGCCGGTAGTCCTCGGAGATGATCGCTCCGGCGAGACCGTACGGCGTGTCGTTGTGGATGTCGACCGCGCGCTCGATGTCGCCCTCGTACTCGACAAGGGCGACGTGGGGGCCGAACACCTCTTCCTTGAGACAGCGCAGGTCGGTGTCGTAGTCGATCTCGTAGACGAACGGACCGACCCAGTGGCCGTCCTCGTGGCCGTCCGGGATCTCCTCGTCGCCGAGCTCAGCGCGGTCGACGAGCACGTTCGCGCCCTCCTTGCGCGCGAGCTCGTTGTGCTTGTGGATCTTCTCGACGTGCTGTGCCTCGATGGCGGGACCCATGAACGTGTCCTCGTCGATCGGGTCGCCGACCGCGACCTGCTCCGCGATCTCGACGAAGCGCTCCTTGAACTCGTCGTAGACGTCGGTGTGGACGATGAGGCGCTCGGAGGAGACGCAGCGCTGGCCCGTCGTCTTGAACGAGGACATCACCGCGGAGTGGACGGCGACGTCGAGGTCGGCCTCCTCGGTGATCACGATGCCGTTCTTGCCGCCCATCTCGCAGGCCGCGAGCTTACCGGGCTCGCCGCCGACCTTGTCCGCGATGCCGTGGCCGACTTCCGCGGAGCCGGTGAAGAGGACGGTGTCGGTGCGGTCGTCCTCGACGATGGCGTTGCCGGCGTCGCCGAAGCCCTGCACCATGTTGAACACGCCGTCCGGGATGCCGGCGTCCTCGAACATCTCGGCGATGATCTGGCCGCACCACGGCGTCTGCTCGGCGGGCTTCCAGACGACGGTATTGCCTTCGACCAGCGAGACGGCCATGTGCCAGAACGGGATGGCGACGGGGAAGTTCCAGGGGGTGATGCAGCCGACGACGCCGCGGGGCTTGCGCCGCATGTAGGCGTCTTTGGCGGGAATCTCGCTCGGGACCACGTCGCCTTTCGGATGCCGGGCGTCGCCGGCGGCCCACTCGACCATGTGCCAGGCCTCGGTGACGTCGGCTTTCCCCTCGCTTATCTCCTTGCCGCACTCCTTCGTGACGACCTCGCCGAGCTCCTCGTGGCGGTCGCGGAGCTCGTGGTAGATGTCCCACAGGTACTCCGCCCGGTCGATGCGGGAGAGTTCGCGCCACTCCTCGAACGCGTCGTTGGCGGCAGCCATCGCACGGTCGACGTCGGCCTCGGTGCCGCGCTGGAACTCGCCGAGGCTCTCGCCCGTCGCCGGGTTCTCGCTCTCGAACGTCTCCATGCTCTCGCCGTCCGTCCACTCGCCGCCGATGTAGTGCTGGTAGACCTCGCCGGTCGTCTGTTGACTCATGCTTGGCAAATATTGGAACATCCACAATTATAAAATCATCTAGTTCGAACTGGATAGGGTCGGCGAGGGCGCGGGGATCTGGAGGGTACTCGGTAGCACGCCGCGCGGATCGACGCGCGAGTCCGTCCGCGCCGCGGCTACCGCCGGAGCGAGCGAAACGCGGGCCGCAAGGCAAATAGTCGTGGGACGCATCCGTATCGCTGATACGATTGACCGGGACGCCACTCGAACCTCAGCCGCCCGACGGCGGCGATATCGACGTCCTGATCGTCGGCGACGAGAGCGACGCCGACGAGGCGACGCCCCCGCTCGAACGGCGCAGCGAGAGCATCGCCGTCCGTGCGGCGACGACCCCCGCCGCCGGGCGAGAACTGCTTTCCTCCGGCGGGATCGACTGCGTCGTCGTGGGGTCGGGGCTGCCGGACGCCGCCGCGACGGAATTCCTGCGATCGGTACGCGACAGACACCCGCGCCTTCCCTTGTTCCTTATCGGCGGGGACGACGACGCCAACGCCGAGGCGCTGTCGGTCGGCGTCACGGACTACGTTCCGAAGGCGGTCGTCGCCGAGCGCCCCGAGGTCCTGGTAGATCGAGTCGAACGCGCCGTTCGAGACGCCGCACGCCGCGGGACGGAGCGCCGGCGCCAGGAGCTGTTCGCGAAGGCCCAGGACATCGCGGACGTGGGCGCCTGGGAGTACGACGCCGAGGCGGACACGCTGTGGTGGAGCGAGCAGGTCCGGCGCATCCACGGCCTGCCGGTCGACGACCAGTCGACCCTCGCGGAGAGTTTCGACCTCTACGAGCCCGAGGACAGGGAGGCGATCGAAGCGGCGTTCGGTGAGGCGATCCGCGACGGCGTCCCGTACGACGTCGAACTCAGGCTCGGCGACCCGACAGACGAGACGCGGTGGATCCGGACGCGTGGCGAGCCGGAGTTCGACGGCGACGCGGTCGTTCGCGTCAGAGGGAGCTATCAGGACGTCACCGACCTGAAGCGCCGCAAGCTGCAGTTCGAATCCCTCCACGACGCCAGCAGGGACCTGATGGAGGCGAAGACCCGCATGGACGTGGCCCGGATCGTCACCACCGCCTCGAAGCACATCCTCGGCTACGTCATGACGACCGTGCGCCTCGCCGACGAGGACGGGGAGATGCTGCGCACGTTCGCGGCCAACGACCAGGCCGTCACGGAGGCGGGCAAGCGACCGAGCTACCGGATCGACGGGGAGACGCCCGCGGCGCGCACCTACCGCGAGGGCGAGCCCCAGATCTTCGACGACCTGAACCGAACCGAGGACGACTACGACCGCGGCGCGCTGCGATCGGGCGTCTACGTCCCCATCGGCGACCACGGCGTCCTCAGTACGGGCGACACGGAGCCCAACGCGTTCGACGAACCCGACGTCGAGATCCTCGGCGTGCTGACGAAGCTCGCGGCCGGGGCCCTCACCCGGATCCGCTCCGAGCAGGCGCTCCAGCGTCAGAACGAGCGGCTGGAGGAGTTCGCGAGCATCGTCGCTCACGACCTCCGGAACCCGCTGAACGTCGCCCGCGGGGAGCTGTCGCTGCTGGAACCGTCGACGCCGACCGATCGGGTGGAGTCGATCGAGCGCAGCCTCGACCGGATGGAGTCGCTCATCGAGGACGTCCTCTCGCTCGCGCGCCAGGGGCGCGTCGTCGGCGACACGGCGCCCGTGAGCCTCGCCGCCGTCGCCCGGAAGGTGTGGTCGAACGTCGAGACGGGGGCGGCGACGCTGGCGGTCGACGCCGAGGGGACCGAGGTCGTCGCCGACGAGTTCCGCCTCCAGGAGCTGTTCGAGAACCTCTTCAGGAACGCGGTCGAGCACGCCGGCGACGACGTGACGATCGCCGTCGGTCCGATCGAAGTCGACGACCGGGACGACGGCCCGGAGTCCGCCGCCGAGGAGGGCGACGCCGTCGGCTTCTTCGTCGAGGACGACGGCCCCGGGATCCCGGACGACGAGAAAGGAGACGTGTTCGAGGCCGGTCACACCACGACCGCCGACGGGACCGGCTACGGCCTGTACATCGTCAGCGAGATCGCCGCCGCCCACGGCTGGGAGGTCGCGGTCGTCGACGGGGGCGACGGCGGCGCTCGGTTCGAGATCACCGGCGTCGAGGCGGAGTGAGCGCGAGTCACGCCGCGACCTTCTCTATCTCGCCTTTGAGGCGTTCGCCGTCGAAGTCGTGGTCCGGCCGGACGTTGACGAAATCGAGGAACTCCAGGGCGTCGAGGAGGTCCGAGAGGGAGTACGCTTCACGCGCCAGATCGACGACGTCGGCCGACCCGAGGACCGGTTCGAGCGTCGCCAGCGCGCAGGCGAGGTCGTAGGCGCGCGCGTCGGCGATCCCGTCCTCGCGGACGCTCGTCGCGTCGATGAAAAACACCTCGCCGTCCCTGACGAGGACGTTCTCGCCGCGCAGGTCGCCGTGGGCGAGGCCGTCGTCGTGGAGCCGACGGAGGTTCTCGAAGAGGTCGGGCACGAGGCGGCGCGCCTCCCCGGCGTCGAGGTCCTCGAACGTCCGGAAGTCGTCGAGGAACTCCAGCACGAGGACGCCGAGGCCGTCCACCTCGAACGCCTCGACCGGCTCGGGGGCGTTCACTCCGATCTCTCGCATCCGCTCCGTGGCGGCGAGCTCCCGCTCGGCCATCTCGACGGGGCTGCCGACGTGGTCGAAAAAGCCCCCGCGGCCGCTCGTGACCGCGCCGAGGTTGCGGCCAGTGGTAAACAGCGCGTGCACGAGCGAGTTCTGCGGCGAGATGACCTTCACGAACCACTCCTCGTCGACGACGCAGGGCGTCGAGAGCCAGTTGTCCGCCTCCAGAAACGTCACCCTGACAGCGTCTCGACCGGTCCGGTCGGCGAGCTCCCGCGCGACCGCCTCCATGTCGCTCCAGTCGACGGTCCCCCGAACCAGGTCGCGCACTTCCATGTCGGTTAGAGAAGGACGCGGGTGCATAAATGCCTTGGCGGCCGCGAGGGAGTTGCGCCGTCGGGAGGTCTCCGCAGGGACGAGTCCCGCGGTGGCCGCGCGTAACGTCAGCGTCCGTTACTTGCCGCGAGCCGTTCCCCGGCCGCGGCCGCGTCCGTTGCCCTGACCGTCGCCGCGGCCGCGACCGTTGCCGCGGCCGGCCGAGCCGTCAGCGCCGTCGTACGCCGAGAACATCTTGAACCGGCGGTTGAACGCGGTCGTCGTCGGGACCGACGGGTCGTCGTTCACGTTCGACGACGGGTCCGTGACGCCGCCCCCGCCGACGCGGAGGTCCGTGCCGAGACCGTCCGCCAGGGCGTTCAGGTTCTCGCGGGCCGCGGTCGGCGCGGCGGAACTGCCGAGCAGGACGACGGCCCCGCCGTCGGCGGCGAACGACCGCAGTTCCTCGATAGTCGCCGCGCCGAACGCCTCCGCGGGCGTCGTGATCACGATGGCGCGGGCGTCGTCGAGGCGGTCGCCCGTCACCTCGTTCACCTGCTCGAAGCCGAGGCCGACGCCCTCCAGATAGCGCTGGTAGTAGGCGGCGTCCTCGTTCGAGAGGGCGTAGCCGGCGGCGAACTGGCCGTGACCGCCCTCGATCAGCACCTGGTCGTCGGTCCGGTCGGCCAGCGCGTCGATCAGGTTGGTGAGGAAGACGAAGTTCTCGTACCCCGACGTGTCGACGGGGTAGTCCTCGGCGGCCTCGTAGGACTCATCGATCAGCGGCCCGGCGACGAGGCCGACGCGGGCGTCCTCGTCGACGGCCGCGAGCGGGACGCGGCCGTTCGTCACGGCGCTCGCGCCCTCGGCGGTGTCCTCGGCGAACACCGGGACCCGGTTCGGCGTGACGTGGCGGTCGCTCGTCGTGATCGTGACGGGGTCGGGGACGAACAGGTCGTCGACGTCGCGGTTCCGGATCGGCTCGCTGTTCTCCGGGTCGCTCTCGGCCCAGAGGCCGACGCCGTCGGCCCGCGCCGCCGCTTCGGCCCGCCAGAACTCGTCGTGGCGACCGAACCCGGACCCGTACACGCGGGCGAGGCCGCGGGCGATAAGCTCCCGGTTGTACGTCGTGTCCCTACTCGCGTCGCCCGAGGCGTCGTAGTCGACGTACGCGAGCACCCGGTTGAACTCGTCCCGGACGCCCTCGCTCGGGTCGAACGAGACGGTGACGGTCTCGCCGAGCAGTTCGTCCTCGGCGAACGCCGTCGCCTCGGCGGCCCACTCCTGCAGGTACGTCAGGTCCTCGATCCCCTCCCACTCTTCGAGGCGTACGAACTGCGCGTTGCCCGCCGACTCGGGGGTGTCGACGCCGAGCACGCGGATGCTCTCCTGGTTCCCCTCCTCGAACGCGACGGTGACGGTGTCGCCGTCCGCGACCTCCGTCACCTCGACGTCGTACGTCTCGGTCGGGTCGATCTCGAACCCGAGGCCGTCGCGGTCCTCGAAGTAGGGGAACGAGTCGTTGAAGTTGCTCGTGACGGGGTTGAACTCCGGTCCTGCGTTCGAGTCATCGTCCATCACTTGGTCGTCGTTGAACCGGAAGTCCAGATTCAGTGCGTCAGCGAGGGCGTTCAGGTTGGCCGTCTCGTCGAAGTCCCGGAAGTCGGACTGGTGGACGAGAAAGAGCGCGCCGCCCTCGTCGACGAACGACCGCAGCGCAGCCGCCTCCTCGTCGGTGAACGCGCGGCTGGGGGAGGTGACGACGACGCCGTCCGCGTCGGAGAGCGAGTCCGTCAGCGAGTCCGTTCCCTCGATCTCGTACCCGTTCTCGGCGGCGTAATCGACGAACACGTCGTACTCCGAGCGGTCGTAGAACTGGTCGTGGCTCTCGTCCCAGACGATCCGGTCGCCGTCGACGTGCTCGTCCCAGAGGTTGAGGACGAACTCCTCGTTCCCGAGGTCGAAGTTCGCGTCGTCGTTGGCGAGCGGCGCGCCGTAGCCGACCGCGTCGGCGTCGCGGTCGACGGCCACGAGCGGGATCGCGACGTCGTCGGGGTAGTCGACGGCGTCGCCGTTCCCGTCCTCGTCGACGTTGTACGCGGACGACTCCGCCCACACGGCGACCACCTCGTCGTCGGTCAGCGGCGTCTCGTCGGGCGCGAGGAGGCTCGCTGTCGAGTAAAACGACAGCGCGTCGATCGTCGACGCCTGCGCGAGCGAGCGCGTGTCGGCGGCGATACCCCGTCGTGTCCCGGCGCTGACTCCGACGGCCGTCGTCGCCAGCGCGGCGATGAAGTTGCGTCGTCGCACGACCGCAGTGACACCTTTCGATTGGATAAAATTTACGGAAATTAGTTATAAATACAACAATAGACGAACCGATGATTCCGTAGTCGGTCGTTCACCGCCGGGAGGAGTCGGACGGATCGGATCTCCCATGTTTTTATCTTCGGTTCGGCAAGTATTGCATATGGAGTTCACCCTGTCCGACGAACACCGGATGATCCGGGACAGCGTCCGGGAGTTCTGCGAGGAGGAGATCGCTCCGATCGCTCAGGAGATCGAGGACGAGCACCGGTTCCCGCAGGAGGTCTTCGACCAGCTGGCGGAACTGGACATGATGGGCGTCCCCGTCGCCGAGGAGTACGGCGGTCTCGGCGGCGACCAGCTCATGTACGCGCTCGTCGCGGAGGAGCTCGGGCGCGTCTCGGGCTCCGTCGGGCTCTCCTATGCCGCCCACGTCAGCCTCGCCACGAAGCCCATCGAGCTGTTCGGCACGGAGGAGCAGAAGGAGCGCTGGCTCCGGCCGTTGGCCGAGGGCGAGTACGTCGGCGGGTGGGCGCTCACCGAACCCGAGAGCGGTAGCGACGCGAGCGACATGGACACCCGCGCGGTGAAGGAGGGCGACGAGTACGTCCTCAACGGGACGAAGCAGTTCATCACGAACGCCAGCGAGGCCGGGAGCGTCCTCGTGAAGGCCGTCACGGACCCCGGCGCGGGCTACGACGGGATCTCGACGTTCATCGTCGACCCGCGCGAGGACGACGGGTTCGAGGTGACGACGATCTGGGACAAGATGGGGCTGAACGCCTCGCCCACCTGCGAGATCCAGTTAGACGACGTCCGCCTGCCGGAGGACCGCCTGCTCGGCGAGGAGGGCGACGGCTGGGACCAGACCAAGAAGACGCTGGACGGCGGGCGAATCTCCATCGCCGCGCTCTCGGTCGGCCTCGCGCAGGGCGCGTACGAGGCGGCGAAGCAGTACTCGACGGAGCGCGAGCAGTTCGGCCAGCCCATCAGCAAGTTCGACGCCATCCGGGACAAGGTCGTCGAGATGGAGCGCAAGACCGAGCGCGCACGCCTGCTCACGCACAAGGCCGCATGGAAGTACGACAAGGGCGAGCCCGTCACGAAGGCGAGCGCGCTCGCCAAGCTCGACGCGAGCGAGGCCGCACGGGAGGTCGCCGAGGAGGCCGTCCAGACGCTCGGCGGCTACGGCTACACCACCGACTTCGCTCCCCAGCGGTTCTACCGCGACGCGAAGCTCATGGAGATCGGCGAGGGCACGAGCGAGATCCAGCACCTCGTCATCGGCCGGGAACTCGGCCTGTAGCGAGAGACTGCGGCTATCCGTCCTGCGGCACCGCGCCGTTCTCCTCTTCGGGCCGGTCGCGGACGGCCGGCATGCTGGGGTCGCGGAACGGCGATCGCCCGAGCGCCGCGCCGTCGAGGTCCTGCTCCTCGAGCTGGTCGCGGAGCGTCCGGGTGAGGCGGTTGACCGCGGTGACGTCGAGGCCGTGTTCCTCCATCAGGTCCTCGAACCGGGGGTCGTCCGTGAGCGACTCGAAGCGCTCCGAGAGCTCCGCGAGCGCCTCGGGGTCCTGCTCGCGCACCCACTCGTCGTCGTGGAGGCCGAGCCGGCGCTTTCGCTCCTCGTCGACGACGTACTGGACGACGACCAGCGCTACCTTCTGGATGGCGCGCTGGCTGCCGAACGCCGTCAGGTCGAGGTCGGTCATGATGCCGAGCGCGCGGTCGCGCTCCCAGGCGGTGAGCGACAGCGTGTTGCAGAGGGCGTGGGTGATCCTGGCCTTCTCCAGTCGGTGCATCCGGGCGCTGTGGCCCTCCATCGCCGGGTGCTGCTCGTCGTGGAGGCGGCGGAGGTTCTCGCCCACGTCCTCGTCGGGCCCGTCGGCGCGGCCGATGAGCGTCGCGCTCGGGGTCACGACGTCCCATCGCCGGAACCGCTCGTCCTTGACCGCGTCGACGCGGGAGAGCGCGCCGTCGCCCGGGCCGCTGCTCACTTCGCGGCGCAGCCACGCTCGTTCGATGTTCGACGGCGGTCCCGCAGGCGCGGGGGTGCGACCGCTGGTCATCTCGTACGGTCTTCGTGCTCGTGCGTATATAAAGTCGGGGCTGCAGGGGAAGCGCCGTCGCAGGAACAGGTCCGAGCCGCGCGCGTCCTCGTCACTACGAACCCTTGTCGCGAGAAGAACTTAAACGAAGTGCGAGTATCACCTTCGCCCGCTGCCGGCGTACCTGTCTCACCTCTTTGATAAGGAATTTTCCGGTCGGACCCGAACGCTTGGCTAACGCATGACGGACCCCTCTACGGCCGAGCGGGTGCGGGCGAACGCGACCGAGATAGCGTCGACGCTCGTCACCGGCATCTGGCTCGCGGCGCTTTTCACGGGACAGGACTGGTGGCTCGCCGCGCTGCTGTTCGGCTACGTGGTCGTGGTGCCGATCGTCTCGCTCCTGTACGGCGACGAGAGCGACCGCGAGGAGTGGTGGGACGACTGGACCGGCGAGAAGGCCGTCGACGAACCGGCGGAGAGAGAGCGGGCCCCCGACCCCGACGAGACGGCGCTCGAACGACTCCGCCGCCGGTACGCCGAGGGCGAACTGACGGACGAGCAGTTCGAGCGCAAGCTGGAGCGTCTGCTGGAGACGGAGACGCTGGAGGACGTCGAGGACGAGCGACGCTCGCGCGGGATAGAGCGCGAGACCGAACGGAACTGACCCCCGCTGAATCGCCCCGTCGGTCGCCGTCAGATCACCCGCCCGTGAGTCGGTCCCAGAGGGACTTCATCTCCGACGCGGACGACATGCCTTCGAGTTTCTTCAGTGTCTCCTTCTCCTCCTCGCGGTTCGACTCGAGCGGGTCGGTCACGTCGTCGTCGAGGTCGAGTTTGTCCGCGACAGTCAGGGCGCTGTCGTAGCTGGTGATCTCGATGCGCTCGGTCTTCATCGCCGCGCCGAGGAAGTAGAGGTTCTTCAGGTCGGCGTCCTGCACCATCCCCTCGAACTGCTGGCGGTCCTGCTCCAGCGCGTCGACGACGGGGTCGTCGCGCTGTCGCGGCTCGACGCCGTACGCGTCGAAGGCCCGTTCGACGCGCTCGACGTGGTTCTCCGTCTCCTCGCGGTGCGTACTGAAGCCGTTTTTCAGGTGGTCGTTCGTCGCCGCCATCGCCATCTCGTCGAGGGCGCTGACGAGTTCTTGCTCCATGTAGTAGATGCCCTCGAGTTCGTACTCGAACATCCCCTCTAACGACTCGATGTGCTGATCGGTGCTCATGATCCGTTCGATGGACGACGAGAGAGTCAATAACGGCGGGGATCCGTCGGATCAGCCCGCATACTCCGGGATGTGGTGTTACCGAGAAGGGGAAACGTCGAGGGTGTCAGCGGAGACCGACATTACCACCTGGCCGCGCTCGGCGGCGCGAACGAATGTGAGCGCGCCGAGCGCACGGGGAAGGGAAGGCGCTCGGAGCGTGCGCTGACGACCGTCAGCGCTCGCGCAGACTGGCGAGCCTGGAACGAGTGCCGAGGGCACTCGTTGGAGGACATAAAAAGGGCGAAGCGACCGACGCCAGTCGGTCGCGAGGGCTTTTTAGTTGATAGTGGTGTGCTCGCTCTCCTCGTTCAGCGCGAGGTTGGCGGCGATCTCGGCGTTCCGCATGGCGAACTCCGCGGTCTGCTGGAGGCTGACCAGCACCTCGCGCACTTCGAGCAGGGAGTCGTTCTCCATCTCGGGCAGGTCCGAGAGGATCTCCTCCTGTCGGTCGCCGATGTCGTGGAACTTCTCGCGGACCTCGATGGTGAGGTCGTAGTCCCGTTTGACCGCGGACTCGACGGCGAAGGCGGTGATCTCGTCCACGTCGTCGGTGAACTCACGGATGCGCCGCATAGTGCCGGCGTCGACGTCGAGGCTGTGGCCCTCCGAGTCGAGGACGATCTCGGCGATGTCCTCGGCGTTGTCGGCGGTGAGTTCGAGGTTCTTCGCGATCGAGCGGTAGCCGATGAGCGGGAAGCCGTCGCCGAGGCCGACCGCGCGGGCGAGGTTCGGGTTCTGGTAGGCCGTGAAGATCAGCCGCAGCAGGAGGACGAAGATCTTGTTGGCCTGGCGCTCCCGGTTGAGGGCGCGCTGGGCGAGGTCGGGATTGCCGTGGGCGAGGGCCTTGATGGCCTCGCCGCGCATCGTCGAGCCCGTCGACTCCAGGCGTTCGAGCAGGTTGTCGAGCGTGAAGTCCTCGGGGTCGACGGAGCAGCGGATGGAGATGCTCTCCGGGGTCTCCTCGATGACGCCGAGGCCCATCAGCTGGGTTTCGGCCTTGTAGACCGCGTTGATGTGGTCCGAGTCGAGCGCGCCGTCGGACTGCTCGACGCGGATGACCCGCCGC
Protein-coding regions in this window:
- a CDS encoding DUF4350 domain-containing protein, with the translated sequence MRRRNFIAALATTAVGVSAGTRRGIAADTRSLAQASTIDALSFYSTASLLAPDETPLTDDEVVAVWAESSAYNVDEDGNGDAVDYPDDVAIPLVAVDRDADAVGYGAPLANDDANFDLGNEEFVLNLWDEHVDGDRIVWDESHDQFYDRSEYDVFVDYAAENGYEIEGTDSLTDSLSDADGVVVTSPSRAFTDEEAAALRSFVDEGGALFLVHQSDFRDFDETANLNALADALNLDFRFNDDQVMDDDSNAGPEFNPVTSNFNDSFPYFEDRDGLGFEIDPTETYDVEVTEVADGDTVTVAFEEGNQESIRVLGVDTPESAGNAQFVRLEEWEGIEDLTYLQEWAAEATAFAEDELLGETVTVSFDPSEGVRDEFNRVLAYVDYDASGDASRDTTYNRELIARGLARVYGSGFGRHDEFWRAEAAARADGVGLWAESDPENSEPIRNRDVDDLFVPDPVTITTSDRHVTPNRVPVFAEDTAEGASAVTNGRVPLAAVDEDARVGLVAGPLIDESYEAAEDYPVDTSGYENFVFLTNLIDALADRTDDQVLIEGGHGQFAAGYALSNEDAAYYQRYLEGVGLGFEQVNEVTGDRLDDARAIVITTPAEAFGAATIEELRSFAADGGAVVLLGSSAAPTAARENLNALADGLGTDLRVGGGGVTDPSSNVNDDPSVPTTTAFNRRFKMFSAYDGADGSAGRGNGRGRGDGQGNGRGRGRGTARGK
- a CDS encoding YciE/YciF ferroxidase family protein, producing the protein MSTDQHIESLEGMFEYELEGIYYMEQELVSALDEMAMAATNDHLKNGFSTHREETENHVERVERAFDAYGVEPRQRDDPVVDALEQDRQQFEGMVQDADLKNLYFLGAAMKTERIEITSYDSALTVADKLDLDDDVTDPLESNREEEKETLKKLEGMSSASEMKSLWDRLTGG
- a CDS encoding RIO1 family regulatory kinase/ATPase domain-containing protein — protein: MEVRDLVRGTVDWSDMEAVARELADRTGRDAVRVTFLEADNWLSTPCVVDEEWFVKVISPQNSLVHALFTTGRNLGAVTSGRGGFFDHVGSPVEMAERELAATERMREIGVNAPEPVEAFEVDGLGVLVLEFLDDFRTFEDLDAGEARRLVPDLFENLRRLHDDGLAHGDLRGENVLVRDGEVFFIDATSVREDGIADARAYDLACALATLEPVLGSADVVDLAREAYSLSDLLDALEFLDFVNVRPDHDFDGERLKGEIEKVAA
- a CDS encoding hybrid sensor histidine kinase/response regulator, producing the protein MTGTPLEPQPPDGGDIDVLIVGDESDADEATPPLERRSESIAVRAATTPAAGRELLSSGGIDCVVVGSGLPDAAATEFLRSVRDRHPRLPLFLIGGDDDANAEALSVGVTDYVPKAVVAERPEVLVDRVERAVRDAARRGTERRRQELFAKAQDIADVGAWEYDAEADTLWWSEQVRRIHGLPVDDQSTLAESFDLYEPEDREAIEAAFGEAIRDGVPYDVELRLGDPTDETRWIRTRGEPEFDGDAVVRVRGSYQDVTDLKRRKLQFESLHDASRDLMEAKTRMDVARIVTTASKHILGYVMTTVRLADEDGEMLRTFAANDQAVTEAGKRPSYRIDGETPAARTYREGEPQIFDDLNRTEDDYDRGALRSGVYVPIGDHGVLSTGDTEPNAFDEPDVEILGVLTKLAAGALTRIRSEQALQRQNERLEEFASIVAHDLRNPLNVARGELSLLEPSTPTDRVESIERSLDRMESLIEDVLSLARQGRVVGDTAPVSLAAVARKVWSNVETGAATLAVDAEGTEVVADEFRLQELFENLFRNAVEHAGDDVTIAVGPIEVDDRDDGPESAAEEGDAVGFFVEDDGPGIPDDEKGDVFEAGHTTTADGTGYGLYIVSEIAAAHGWEVAVVDGGDGGARFEITGVEAE
- a CDS encoding SHOCT domain-containing protein, which translates into the protein MTDPSTAERVRANATEIASTLVTGIWLAALFTGQDWWLAALLFGYVVVVPIVSLLYGDESDREEWWDDWTGEKAVDEPAERERAPDPDETALERLRRRYAEGELTDEQFERKLERLLETETLEDVEDERRSRGIERETERN
- a CDS encoding acyl-CoA dehydrogenase family protein; the protein is MEFTLSDEHRMIRDSVREFCEEEIAPIAQEIEDEHRFPQEVFDQLAELDMMGVPVAEEYGGLGGDQLMYALVAEELGRVSGSVGLSYAAHVSLATKPIELFGTEEQKERWLRPLAEGEYVGGWALTEPESGSDASDMDTRAVKEGDEYVLNGTKQFITNASEAGSVLVKAVTDPGAGYDGISTFIVDPREDDGFEVTTIWDKMGLNASPTCEIQLDDVRLPEDRLLGEEGDGWDQTKKTLDGGRISIAALSVGLAQGAYEAAKQYSTEREQFGQPISKFDAIRDKVVEMERKTERARLLTHKAAWKYDKGEPVTKASALAKLDASEAAREVAEEAVQTLGGYGYTTDFAPQRFYRDAKLMEIGEGTSEIQHLVIGRELGL
- a CDS encoding phosphate signaling complex PhoU family protein, whose amino-acid sequence is METRKVQRLGPSTLAMTLPAEWAQEHDVEKGDEVSLRMGGKGTLTVMPESASTGESEAIIHADDLDADAVERAILAQYVLGRRVIRVEQSDGALDSDHINAVYKAETQLMGLGVIEETPESISIRCSVDPEDFTLDNLLERLESTGSTMRGEAIKALAHGNPDLAQRALNRERQANKIFVLLLRLIFTAYQNPNLARAVGLGDGFPLIGYRSIAKNLELTADNAEDIAEIVLDSEGHSLDVDAGTMRRIREFTDDVDEITAFAVESAVKRDYDLTIEVREKFHDIGDRQEEILSDLPEMENDSLLEVREVLVSLQQTAEFAMRNAEIAANLALNEESEHTTIN
- a CDS encoding aldehyde dehydrogenase family protein — encoded protein: MSQQTTGEVYQHYIGGEWTDGESMETFESENPATGESLGEFQRGTEADVDRAMAAANDAFEEWRELSRIDRAEYLWDIYHELRDRHEELGEVVTKECGKEISEGKADVTEAWHMVEWAAGDARHPKGDVVPSEIPAKDAYMRRKPRGVVGCITPWNFPVAIPFWHMAVSLVEGNTVVWKPAEQTPWCGQIIAEMFEDAGIPDGVFNMVQGFGDAGNAIVEDDRTDTVLFTGSAEVGHGIADKVGGEPGKLAACEMGGKNGIVITEEADLDVAVHSAVMSSFKTTGQRCVSSERLIVHTDVYDEFKERFVEIAEQVAVGDPIDEDTFMGPAIEAQHVEKIHKHNELARKEGANVLVDRAELGDEEIPDGHEDGHWVGPFVYEIDYDTDLRCLKEEVFGPHVALVEYEGDIERAVDIHNDTPYGLAGAIISEDYRQINYYRDNAEVGLAYGNLPCIGAEVQLPFGGVKKSGNGYPSAREVIEAVTERTAWTLNNSKDIEMAQGLSADIKTEGDD
- a CDS encoding DNA-directed RNA polymerase subunit epsilon — its product is MTSGRTPAPAGPPSNIERAWLRREVSSGPGDGALSRVDAVKDERFRRWDVVTPSATLIGRADGPDEDVGENLRRLHDEQHPAMEGHSARMHRLEKARITHALCNTLSLTAWERDRALGIMTDLDLTAFGSQRAIQKVALVVVQYVVDEERKRRLGLHDDEWVREQDPEALAELSERFESLTDDPRFEDLMEEHGLDVTAVNRLTRTLRDQLEEQDLDGAALGRSPFRDPSMPAVRDRPEEENGAVPQDG